In one window of Candidatus Poribacteria bacterium DNA:
- a CDS encoding PD40 domain-containing protein has protein sequence MKCMHVFCQLSLLLCINISTSFAKAPTMPKILFTSVRDGNREIYIMNPDGSEQINLTQHPADDLHASWSPTGEQILFASDRDGVRDLYLMNADGTNVRRVFKKETYRESPIWSPDGKHIAYGVADFEIIKFTVHIAALGEQESEELVMDASDPAWSPDGTEIACSVGGRIVFINIRTGGQKRLLPRKTMNWQREPSWSVVGDKLAFAWNNNPLPPDHMPGEPVPKVWVDKLTIYIANRDGTGIQQLVDEAGPMAVSPELSPNGKEILYTQKTKGFLQVFKVDVNSGVQTQLTHSVGLFLFQANTGGDWFDPAYMLPVSPQPHLLTMTWGEVKKK, from the coding sequence ATGAAATGTATGCATGTTTTTTGTCAACTCAGTTTGCTGTTGTGCATCAATATTTCCACATCTTTCGCAAAAGCACCAACGATGCCCAAAATCTTGTTTACATCTGTACGGGATGGTAATCGTGAAATCTACATCATGAATCCGGATGGTTCTGAACAGATAAACTTAACACAACACCCCGCTGATGATCTGCATGCCAGCTGGTCGCCGACTGGTGAACAGATACTTTTTGCATCCGATCGCGATGGCGTTCGAGACCTTTACTTGATGAACGCAGATGGCACGAATGTTCGGCGCGTCTTTAAGAAAGAAACTTACAGAGAGAGTCCGATATGGTCGCCGGACGGTAAACATATCGCTTATGGTGTCGCGGACTTTGAGATTATTAAGTTCACTGTCCACATTGCGGCACTTGGAGAACAGGAATCGGAAGAACTTGTTATGGATGCTTCTGATCCGGCATGGTCGCCGGATGGCACGGAAATCGCCTGCTCAGTAGGAGGACGAATTGTATTTATCAACATTCGCACAGGCGGGCAAAAACGGCTTCTACCCAGAAAAACAATGAATTGGCAACGTGAACCATCATGGTCGGTTGTTGGAGACAAACTCGCTTTTGCTTGGAATAACAATCCATTACCTCCCGACCACATGCCGGGAGAACCTGTACCCAAGGTATGGGTTGACAAACTAACAATCTACATTGCGAACCGCGATGGTACGGGTATCCAACAACTTGTTGATGAGGCGGGTCCGATGGCAGTGAGTCCTGAACTATCACCGAATGGCAAAGAAATCCTTTATACACAGAAAACCAAGGGTTTTCTGCAAGTCTTCAAAGTCGATGTAAACAGTGGCGTTCAAACTCAATTGACGCATAGCGTTGGTTTATTCCTTTTTCAAGCAAATACTGGTGGGGATTGGTTCGACCCCGCATATATGTTGCCTGTTTCACCTCAGCCGCACTTGCTAACCATGACATGGGGAGAAGTAAAAAAGAAATAG
- a CDS encoding PD40 domain-containing protein — translation MKAIRLLVFIILSSVILNVSVSPIFAKAPTTPKILFNSGRDGNSEVYIMNPDGSEQVNLTQHPAADLQAVWSPTGDQILFISNRRDFRPRGNRDLYLMDSEGTNVRRVFKKKINGWRTDPTWSPDGKQIAYWQRYWNGEGRSGMYLATLGKQDEEFIGKYSSPAWSPDGTEIACQASNPPGTWIILFNVRTRKHERLLPKKALPWQTEPSWSATGDKIAFAGNKQPLPAILDRDLHNAWKDKQTIFTVNSDGTGLKQLVDEAGADAWAPALSPNGEEVLYTQEINGRSQIFKVDISNRTRIQLTHIGGMIRSGNSGGNWFDPTYALPVSPRPQLLTTTWGKVKKK, via the coding sequence ATGAAAGCAATACGGTTGTTAGTTTTTATAATATTGAGCTCGGTAATTCTGAATGTAAGTGTTTCTCCGATTTTTGCAAAGGCACCGACGACCCCTAAAATCCTGTTCAACTCCGGACGAGATGGAAATAGTGAGGTATACATCATGAATCCAGATGGTAGCGAACAGGTGAACCTCACACAACATCCTGCCGCCGATCTGCAAGCTGTCTGGTCCCCGACCGGTGATCAGATCCTTTTCATCTCCAATCGCAGGGATTTTCGTCCTCGGGGCAATCGAGATCTGTATCTGATGGATTCAGAAGGAACCAATGTTCGACGCGTCTTTAAGAAAAAAATAAATGGTTGGAGAACAGATCCAACCTGGTCTCCCGATGGCAAACAGATTGCTTATTGGCAACGGTATTGGAACGGGGAAGGCAGATCCGGTATGTATCTTGCAACCTTAGGGAAACAAGATGAGGAATTCATAGGGAAGTACTCCTCTCCGGCATGGTCCCCAGATGGAACAGAAATTGCCTGCCAGGCATCGAACCCACCGGGAACCTGGATCATATTATTCAACGTCCGGACCCGAAAGCACGAACGCCTCCTACCCAAGAAAGCACTCCCTTGGCAAACCGAGCCGTCTTGGTCGGCTACAGGGGATAAAATCGCCTTTGCTGGAAACAAGCAACCGTTACCCGCCATCTTGGATAGGGATCTGCACAATGCATGGAAGGATAAGCAGACAATCTTCACCGTCAACAGCGATGGCACTGGGCTCAAACAACTTGTTGATGAAGCTGGTGCCGATGCTTGGGCTCCTGCGTTATCACCAAATGGAGAGGAAGTCCTCTATACACAGGAAATCAATGGGCGAAGCCAGATTTTCAAGGTTGACATCAGCAATCGGACTCGGATACAGTTAACGCATATTGGAGGGATGATCAGATCTGGGAATTCTGGCGGAAATTGGTTCGACCCAACGTATGCATTGCCGGTTTCACCACGACCCCAGCTGCTAACCACAACTTGGGGAAAGGTAAAAAAGAAATAG